The Microbacterium horticulturae region GTTGGCTGCGGTTATCTGTCGGTCTACTTCTCGGAGCCCCTTGCACGCTGGCCGATTCGTGAGATCACACGACCTGCGGACAACAAGAGCGACCCGAACATCGAAACTGGCACATACGGCCTGTTCTCAACATGTGAGCCGGGGATGCGGAATCGAATTGTCCACGATGGTGCAGCGACTGTGTTTTTCCTCACTACACGTAAGAAACACCAGGGCCGAGTCATTTCAGGCTATTACCACTTGGGCTGGTACACCGAAGGTACTCAAGGAGCGGTCAACCGAGATTACGCGCTCGCTGCCGATACGGTGCGCTTCATCGACCCGATCCTTGCGACCGACCTGCCTGAACCGCTGGCCACACTCTGCTCGGCGCCGTTTCGCACGATGAAGCCAATCGATGCGTTGGCAGTCGCTTCACTTCGGTCTCTCTGCGACGAGCGTCCCGACCGTACGAAGGAGTATCTCGGCGAGGTGACCCGAATCGAAAGCTTCGCCCGAGCAAGATCGGGCTACGCCTACCCGTCATGGGCGAGAGAAGGCGGGTTCACTTGGGACGATGCCGACGATTATTACCAGACTGACGCTGAACTCTCCAAGGTTCCAAACAGCTCCAAGAGCCGCAAATGGCGTTGTCGGGTGTGTGGATACCTCATCAAGAGCGGCGCCCTGCTGAAGAAGTGCCCCCTCTGTAAGCAAATGGCCACTCTCGCTCCAGAAGAGGAGGTTGCATGACTCGTCGAGTTTTCATCAGCTACCAGCACGATGATCAGATGAAGGCGCGAGGCCTCAATCTGATGACGTACAACAAGGATGTCAACGTGGACTTCACCGGTCGACACCTCCTCGACCCTGTTAAGAGCCAAGACCCTGACTACATAAGCCGAAAGATCAGGGAAAAGATCACAGGCTCATCGGCAATGATCGTGCTCATCGGGAAGAAGACGGCTCAGAGCGACTGGGTTGAGAAAGAAGTCCAATGGAGCCAAGAACAAGGGAAAGGCGTTATTGGAATTCGGATCGACCCCGATGCTCCTATCCCTGACGGGCTAACGGAGTATGGCGCAGAGATTCTCAACTGGTACGAACCCTCAGACGTAGATCAGTTCGACGACGCCATCGAGCGAGCCATCGCTGCGACTTCCAGAGGCAAGAGCATGCCGATGAATACGCCGACGACATGTGGGCGATGAACTTGGTACGAAAACAGGTTCGCATCGCGGGCCGATCGACAGTCGGGACGGCAAAGTGATCATTGTTTACGCGGGAGTACAGGCCGACGAGCCCGAACGTGAGGTTCCCCGGCTCCCAGCCGATGCTGAGGATGCCCTTTTGGCGAGAATCAAAGGCCTTCTCCAATCCCTTCAGCCGAGTCTCCTGGTCGGTGCTCTCGCCTCGGGAGCAGATATTCTTTTTGCCCGCGCCGCGCTCTCAGAAGGGATCCCCTTGCGCGTGCTGCTTCCGTTCGCAAAAGAGGACTTTAGAAGAACTAGCGTCGAGTTACGCGGTGAGCCCTGGACCTCACATTTCGACAGGATCGTTGCCGACAAAGCTGTTGAACTAGTTGAAGGTGCGCAACCCGTGGAGGAGACCGCGGCGGCCTTCAACGAACACAATCTCACGATGCTCGATGACGCACGGACGTTGGCTGAAGACACGGACGAGCGTGTGTGGGTGCTCACAATCAGACCGGCTCCCGCAGAAGGCGCGCCAACGGTGACTGATGATCTTGTGCTCCGAGCTGAAGAAAGAGGTCATTTAACGCTAGACCTGGCTCCTTTTCACGAGAGCACGTCGGCATTCATTGTCATGCCGTACGGGCGGAAGAAGGATGTGCGTTCGGGAAAGTATGTGGACTGCGATCCAGCCTTCCATAGGATTTATCGCCCTTTGCTGGAGGACGCCGACATCAGCTGGAGCAGAGCAGACTTGGAGACCGACAGCGGGATTATCCACTCCGGGATGCTCGCAGCCCTAGCGAATTCTGATGTCGTGCTGGTAGACCTCACCGCTACGAACTTCAATGTTGCTTACGAACTCGGGGTAAGGCACGTATTCGCTGATCGGGCGACTGTCCTTGTGAACCCGCAAATTGAGGGACAATCGCGATACGCTCCTCCCTTTGACATCAACATGATCCGTGTTCATTCGTTCGAGCGCGGACAGAAAGTGTCAGATCTGCAGGCTGAGGAGGCCATTCGAGGACTTCAACCTGTTCTTCGGCGGGTGATTCGCGAGGTTGAAGTCGACAGTCCAGCACACAGTTGGTTCGATCTGGCCTCCGTGAAACGGCCGTTCTCGCAGCTCGCAGAAGTAGCAGAGGCGCTCATCGCAGAGAACAACGCGCGCGACAGAATAGCGGTAGCGATCAAGTCTTCTGATGCGGCCGAGATGAAAGCTGCGGCGGAGTGGGTGAGCTCCACTTCGAACGTGAACGAGGGCCTACGGCGGAGCCTGAGAATTGAACTGGCTTTGGGGTTGCACGCAGAAGAAGCGTATGAAGATGCTCGAGTCCTCCTAGACCTCGCACAACCGAGTGTCGATGATGCATTGCATAGGATCTGGCTCCAGAAGAGCATTATGGTTTATCGGCGCCTTGGCGAGGATGCGCAGGACCCCGCGATCAGGATAGAACTTTGGCGAAAGGCACGTAGGCACCTTGAGGAGGCCGACGCTGCCGGATACGTCGATTCGGAGACTTACGGTAGTTGGGGAGGGCTTATTAAGCGCGAGTTAGAGCTCCAGCTTGGCAATGGAGATCCGGCTGTATCCACGAGTCTTTTCCGCGAGATGGCAGAAAAGTACAAGGCAGGTTTTGAAGCCGATCCAAGCTACTACACGGGAGTAAATCTCCTAATGGCGATTCGACTCAGTGATCGAGAACGCGACTCATCTTTCCGAGAGGAGTTCGATGAGGTCCTGGCTGTATCCCGGTTCCTCAACAGGCTCGCGATAGCGGATGATCCCAGTGACTACTGGGCTCTCGCGACACGTGCGGAACTAACCCTTCACGAGCGTCTCGTCCAAAGCTTGTCTGTGGACGAAGCGGCCGAACAATATGCAGAGGCAGCCCGGCACGGCAACGCGGATCAGATTCGATCCACCAAGTATCAGCTAGGTTTTTTGGTCAAATATGGCGATCCGGCGGACGTAATTGAACGTCTAAAACTAGTCGTAGATCAGGCTCGATAGGGGAATCCGATGGTCTTGTATAGCACCCGCACGCAGAATGCCATCCGGGAACTGGCCGCAATAACTCGGCAGTATCAGGACGTAGCTGAAGGCGCCCGAAAGACAGCCTCGTCTCCGGTTCGACATAAGGTTTTTGTTAGCTACCATGCCGCGGACGCTGTGGAGGTGGTGGATTTCATCGCCGCAAACACAGACGTGTTCATACCGCGGGCGATAGGCATGGAAGAGGACGGATCTGACATCATCGACTCGACGAATGTCGCGTATATTCGTCAGACGATAAGGTCTAAGTTCCTAAAGGACTCCACCGTTACGCTTTTGGCGGTTGGTGAGTGCACCTGGGCCCGCAAGTTTGTGGATTGGGAGCTTTACACGAGTTTGCGCTCCGACCCGACTCCGAATGGCCTGCTGGCGGTGCAACTCCCGTCCGTTTCTGGATCTCGGCCCAAACTTCCCGAGCGACTCTCGCTCAATCTGGGCAAGGGAGACGAGAAAGGGTATGCCAACTATTACGTTGCTCCCGGGAGCCAAAACACTCTGCGAAGCTGGATTCAGGAGGCCTTCGAGGGGCGAACGTCGCGCCTTGGTCTGCTCAACTTGGGCGGCGCGCTGCGTGAACGAAACTCAACATGCGAGCCGGGGTGAGTGTAAGCGTGTCTGCGACCCATATCGTCATTCAAACTGCGTATCTCTGCGTATCTCTTGGTCAAGGCAGATCGTCCCGAGCAGTGTTCGGGACAGGCGTCATGAGATATCCGAAGTCAGCAGACTAGATCATTGTGTGGCCTCGTAAGGGGACCAAAAGGGGACCACACCCATGGAAACCATGCATCTCGTGACGTGCTCTGCATGACCTGAGCCGCAGAATCATGCGTGATCAATGCCAGATCGAGAAGTTAGGACGCCTGGGGGTCAGGGGGTCGCAGGTTCAAATCCTGTCATCCCGACGGAAGAGTAAATACCCGATCAGAAGGTATTTTCAAGAGGTCGTGAGATCGGCGTTCGCGCCGGTCTTGTACCCAAGATTATAGCCGCTGAACCCCTTGACTCGACATGGTCAAGGGGTTCAGGCGTTTCTAGGCGCTCATCGCGGACTCCCGAAGGTGCTCGTTCATTCGTGCCGCAGCATTTTGCAACGCTGTGTTGTCAGTGTGAAGGTACGCACGCGTCGTCTCGACCGATGCATGCCCGAGGATGTCGCTCACGACGTGAATCGGGACGCCGGCGTTCGCGAACCAGGTTGCACCCGCGTGTCGGAGGTCGTGACGGCGCAAGCCTGGCAACCCCAACGATGCAACCAGCTCGTCCCAGCCGGTTGCGTCACGTAATGCTGCCGTGGTGATGACACCGCCACGCGGCCCTCGCAACAGTGGCAGGTTGCGCGACCGTCGCGTTGTGAGCCCGCGCAGCACGGGCTCGAGCGGTTCGATGATCGGCACGCGGCGGGCGCGACGACCTTTCGGGGGTTTGATGCTCAGGCCGCCGGCCCCGGGGAAGCACTGCCGTTCGATCGTGACGACATTGCTCGCCCAGTCGACGTGGCCAACGAGGAGCCCGCCCACTTCCGAGCTGCGTGCGGCCAGAAACGCGCTGAGCATGACGTGGTCGCCGTAGCTTATGTGGATCCGTTCGCAGGCCTCAGCGATTCGCGCGACATCATTGGGACCTGGAATCAGCTTCGTGCGTGGAAGCTCCAGGTTCGTGCGGTAGCGCCTGTCAGCACGGTCACGCACAGGATTGCGAGCGATGAGATCATCGCGCACCGCTTCATCGAGCACCCGCGTCGGCGCGGCGATCGTGTTCTTGAGCGTGGAGCGGGAATGGACCGTCTCCCGGCTGTCGATGGCTCGGTCAACCAGCCCCGTGGTGATGTCGCGAAGGCGGATGTGGCCGAGCGCGGGGAGAACCCTGAGGCGGAGGCCGGCTCGGTATCCGTCTGCGGTCGATGTCGGATCGACACCGCGAAGGAATCGATCGCCGATCGAATGCGCGTAGTCGCTCAGAGTGAGGAGCGGATCGATGCTTCGGCTCGAACTTGTGCGCATGAGTTCGAAGAACTCCTGGGCGGCGACGTCATCATCTACCGTGACAGAGCGACTTCTGCGCTGTCTTGAGGACGGGTCGGTCCAGCGGACCCGAGCGCGGATCCGGGAACCGCGGCGGAGGGTGTCGAGGTGGAGGGGCACTCCGTGCGGTGGAAAAGCAGGATGATGAACAGTCATCCGATTGAGGATCTCCCACATCCCTGCGAACTCAATGCTCCCGCGGAGACGCGATCGGATGGGCGTATCGCACGCTCACCCGATCGTCCTGATGGTTGAGCGTCTGCAAGTCAGCGGGGGAGAGAATCCAGGATCTCTGCAATCCGCGCATCCTTCTCGGCCGTCTTGATCATGCGTGTGAGGTTTGGGCGATCAGTTTGCAGCGAGCGAGCGAGCTCGGCAACGGACCCACGAGAATCGTTTCCGGCGAGCTCGAGTAGACGAGTGAACCCCGCGAGACTGAACTTCAGAGAGGCGCGCGTCTGCTCAAGAGCGGCGTCCGCAGCCTCACGCAACAGCCATGCCTGTGCAATGCCCGCAACGATCGGGGAGAACGGCGCGATGTCCGGCGTCTCGATGTGTGCTTCCAGCTTCTCGTCGGTACCGCCGAACTCGGCCGCGAGAGCGTTCACCCATTCGGCGTATTTCGTATAGGCGTCGAGCACGTTGTAGGTGTGGGTTGCCTCGATTCCACCATCTGCTAGTGTCCGGATGATCTTTGACTCTTTGGCGCCTACCTCCTCTGGGACGAGCGCGACGATCCGGTCTCGCCAGCCGCCGGATCGCCTCACACCGCCATTGTTGAGACTCTGTGAGAGGAAGAGGCGGAGAGCGTCACCATGGATCTCTGCCCTGTCGGTCGTGTCGAAGCGGTAGATGCGCGGTGTGCCGATGGGTGTCCACTCGTAGTCATCCGCCACCCGGATCGCGCCCTCATAGAGAAGGTGCTCACCAGCGGGCGATGTCCATGCGAGCACTCGACCGCGCTCGGAGATGTATCCGTAGAGGTGGTCCGTGTCTTCCGCATCCGCGCTGGCAGCAAGGGTGGAGGCCTCATCGATGCTCTTCACTTCGATGGCATGGCGCAGGGTGAGGGTTGCTTTGAGGGTGGGGTGATGTGTCATGGGTACACACTACCCGTCAACGGCGAAGCGTTGCTACAGGCACCTCGTCGCGCCGCGATACCTACAGCGAATGGGTCGGACGGTCGTAGGGGGTTAGATCAGTCGGTGAAGTAGTCCTCTTCGTCATAGTCGGTGGCGTCCAGCCACAGCACCTCGTTGTCAAATAGTGCGAACCCGATGCTTTCCCACGCTTGGCGGACCTTCTGACGGTTGTCATGTAGTGCGCGGCCCCTCATCTTGTGCCATCCGTCTGGCTGCGCGATCAAAGCGGCGACGGTGATTCGTCCCCGCCCGAGGAATCGAATGGCTGTCGCCACTGCTCGTGGTCCCAGCCGTTGTCCGCGATACTTCGGATCGATCCACACGCGATCGATGATGATCGCGTGTGATGGGAAGATCTCCGTTCGCTCAACGATGCCGTCATCCTGGAACAAGGCAGTACCCACGGCTCCGAGGTCTGCCTCGAGTGCGTCGAGGGCTTCGTATGCGCTGGTATCGGAGTCCAGATCTACCAGGAAGCCGCGGATAGAGCCGATTGAAGTCACCGTATGTTCGTCGCCATCATCTGGATAGTCAGCGAGACTTAGCTCGGCCCACCAGGGCGTGACGGTGTTCTCGTAGTCTCCATCGTGCGCACCCGCAAGGACTCCTTCGCTGGAGTAGCGAATCTGGATGTCGTTGAGATTCACTGCGATTCGGGGGTGCGGGGAAGCTGATTCGTTGCTCTTCGGCATGGTTCGATCTCAGTTCGGTGATGACGGCGTGCTGACGTCAGCGTAGTGCGCAATGTCGTGGTGTCGGGATCGAACTACCTGGCTAGCTAGTTATGCCTCTGACGCACAGACTTGGTACCGGAGTTCGGCATGACGAGGGCCCGCCCCGAAGCATCGACCAATCGCATCGAGGCGCCAGCTAATCGGTCGTCGTACGGCAGCGGCTCAGGTATCTGGAGGTGATATTCGCCGTCACTGGGGCCGATCTCGTCCCAGCCTGTCTTGCTCGCGACATTGCCCACACTCGACGTGAGGTCATCAAGGAGCTCAGGAATGCTGTGGAGCTTTGCGACAATGTTCGTGTCGTGTCGTATGCCAGCGCCAGTGCGGCGTAGGAGGTCGGCTGCGTCTTTGTCTGTGACGATTACATGACAGTAGGGGATGGCAAGGCTGAGCGCGTCGATATCTCGAAGCATGTTCCAAGACCAGCTCCGTCCCTTGTTCCGGAAGAGCAATGCTTTCATGTCCGCGGAGATCCGAGCTGTAGGAACACGTTCCATGAACGCCACAGCTTTCGCTCGGCTCGCCATGCCGGTGCTGCTGCCCGTGATCATCGACAGCGTAAGCCGGTACTCGGCAAAGATGCCGTTGAGCAGGTCGGTGTACTCGTGATGGATCTCGCGCGCCATCACTAGGGCGCGCAGATCGTCCGCGTCGAGACTGCGGTCACCGAGCTGCTCTGAGAGCCACTGCTCGTACTCGACGCGACTACCGGGACGGTTCTCGAGGTCGCGAGGGGCGACGTATCCGAGATCAAAGAGACCCGGTAGATCGTTGGGCAAAGGCCCGGTGAACACTGCAGCCTCGGCGTACTCGTTGAAATGCCGTAGGCGCTTCCTGTCGACATCGATCACCTGCCCTTCATTGTTCACGACTTTGAAGAAGGCCTGCACACCGCTGAACCCCCAATGGACGCCAACGCCGAGGACCTCGGGTCGCGGTGGGCAGAATGCGGGGCGTCCGAGTGTCTCGTGAAGCGCAACCAGGAACTGATGTCGCATGAGCACGGGCTGCGCCCGGATCGTTTGCATGAGCGAGATCGGCGCGACCACATCGGTGAGGTCCTTGCGCTGTCGCCAGTCCAAGATGCGCCCGGTCTCCGCATAGTGGGTCGCTGACAGCGGAAAGAGGATCCCCTTCGCGGCAGCGGCGCGTACCGCTTCCAGTACTCGCTGATCCTCTTTGTGCTGGGGGCGTCCGACGTTCGCGCGAGCGAGTCGAATCCATACCCATTGATCGAGGTACACAGCTGGACGGGAGAGTTTCAATCTAACCTCGAACACTAATCGTCCCCATGCTTCTTTGTCGGGGCTCTCCGGTCGAGCTGTATACGAGTCAGGGCAGACAAGGCGAGAGCTCGTCGATTCTCGGGGTTGTCTTTGGGTCCCCTGCGGCCTGCTTCCATTCGTCGAGTCCAGCACGCTTCGGCGTGCTTGGAGCACGACGACAAGTGCTGTGAAAGATCTAAAGGCATCGCGCGGGGAGCCGCTCTCCTGCAGGGACTGAACGATGAACTCGTGCCCTTACCCGGCAAGGGTAGGGTCTGGCTCCCGGTTCGGTCGCAGCGACGCTCACGAGGACTCGGTCGCCTAGAAGCTGAACCCGAACTTGGCGGGCACGTGGTCGGAGCACCGGTCACCATTAGCGTCCTCATAGGTGACGGTGAAGTCGACCCCGAAGGCCGCGCCGCTGTCTGTAGGTCGCCCCGCAAATCGAAGGACGCCGATTCCTTCGAGGTCGCCCAGTTCTTTCTTGCGAATGAAGGTGAAGTAGTTCGGGTCGGCATCGATCACCACGTTGTTGGTGATGCTGCCTTCTGCAGGAAGAGTTCCCGCCGGATCGCCGTTTGAAGATCGGGTTGATCTACTTGTAGGGGCGAACGATGCCAGTGACGACGGGATCCTCGACGATGAGGCGTTCGATACGGACGCATTGAGCGCCGATGCCCGCGGCCGAACAGCAAGTGACGGCAGCGCTCTACGCGCGCAACAGCTCCGTGACCGTGTACAGCATCACGACCCCGCACACGGGGCACTTCTTCGCCGCGTTGCAGGCCGGGCACGCGGTCGCCGAGGCACCCGCGGAGTCGCCCGCGTACCCGGAGTCTTCGACGGCGATGCCGCACCAGGTGGTCTTGAACGGAGCGTCGAGCTGGCACTCCACGTGCACGCCGTGGATGCCCTCGGAGGGAAAGTCCGGGTACTCGTCGACGGTGGTGTCGGCGTCGATGCGGGTGTCGAGAGGAGTGCTCAACCTGGTCCCGATGGGGCGTGGTGATGTCCGAGCTACTCAAGGGCCTCGTGCGTCGCCGAAGCCTCTACCGCGGCAGCTCCACAACCTGCCCGGCATAGGCGAACCCGCCGCCGAACCCGAACAGCAGCGCGCGCCCGCCGCGCGGCAGCTCGCTGCGATGCCACGCCTTCGACAACCCCAGCGGCACCGACGCCGCCGACGTGTTGCCCGACACCTCGACGTCGTGGATCACGATCTGCCGCTCCGTGACCCCGAGCGACCGGGCCAGCGGCTCGATGATGCGCAGGTTCGCCTGATGGAACGCGAACACGTCGATCTCGTCCAGCGTGACGCCCGCGACCTCGAGGATCCGCTGGGCGATGCCCGTGGCATCCTTCAGCGCCCACCGCAGGATCTGCCGGCCGTCCTGCGAGAAGCGCTGCGGATCGCCGCTCACCTTCACCGCCTCGGTCAGCCCCGGCACCGTGCCCCATACCACCGGCGAGATCCCGGGCTCGTCAGAGGCCTCGATGACCACGGCGCCCGCGCCGTCCGCGGTCAGCACGCACGTCGACCGGTCGGTCCAGTCGGTGATGGCGCTGAGCGTCTCCGACCCGATCACGAGCGCCGCGTCGGCAGAACCCGCGCGCACGGCCTGATCGGCCACCCCGAGCGCGTACTCGAACCCCGAGCACGCCGTACTCACATCGATCGCCGCGGCGCCGTCGAGGCCGAGCTCGGCGACCACGCGACCGGCAGTGTTCGGGCTGCGGTCGGTGGCGGTGGTGGATGCCACCACCACGAGATCGACGCGCGACACTGTCGCGTCATCCAGCGCGCCGCGACCGGCCGCCGCGGCCATCGAGAACACGCTGTCATCGGGGCCTGCGATGTGCCTCTCGCGAATGCCGGTCCGTTCCCGGATCCACTCGTCGCTGGTCTCGACCATCGTCGAGAGCTCGTCGTTGGTCAGCACCCGCTCGGGCTGAAAATGACCGAAACCGATAAGCCGCGATCCACGGCGCTGAAGATCCTTCATGGGCCACACGCTACTGCGCCGTTCATGCCCGCGGGGGCATCCGCGCGCCGTGACGCCGCATAGGCTCGTTCTCATGCCCCCCGCGCCCGCCCTTCGCCGTGCCCGGGTCGGGGTGGCGATGCTGTTCCTCACCAACGGCGCGCTGTTCGCGAACATCCTGCCGCGGTACCCCGAGATCAAATCGGTGCTGGGGATGGATGCCACGACCTACGGCCTCGCCGTCGCCGCCTTCCCCGCAGGGGCCATCACGGCGGGACTCGCGGCCGCCGCACTCATCCGCCGGTTCGGGTCAGCGCGGGTCGCCGTCATCGGCACCCTCATCACGAGCCTGTGTCTGCTCGGCGCGGGGATCGCGCCGAGCGGCATTCTGTTCGCGCTCGGCCTGTTCGTCGGCGGTGCGGCCGACGCCATCACCGACGTCGGCCAGAACGCCCACAGCCTGCGCGTGCAGCGCGGCTACGGCCGCTCGATCATCAACTCGTTCCATGCCATCTGGTCGGTCGGCGCCGTGATCGGCGGGTCGATGGCGGCCGGTGCCATCGCGCTGCACGTGCCGCTCGGCATCCACCTCTCCATCTCGGCGGTGCTCTTCTGCGTGGTCGCACTCGTCGCCCGCAGGCTTTGTCTGCCCGGTCGCGATGAGACAGGGGAGAGGGATGCCGCAGCCCGGGTCGAGCCCGCAGAAGCGCCGGCCCGCGGCATCCCGATCACCACGATCGTCGCGATCGCGGCGCTCACCCTCATCGCGATCGCCGGTGCCGTGGTCGAGGACGCGGGGATGTCGTGGGCGACCCTCTACCTCTCCACCTCGCTGGCGGCACCCGCCGCGCTCGCCGCGACCGGGTACATCGCTCTCGTCGGCGCGCAGTTCGTGGGGCGCATGATCGGCGATCGCTTCGTCGACCGATTCGGCCAGCGCGCCGTCGCCCGCGTCGGCGGCTTGCTCATCGCCGTAGGCATGGGGCAGGCACTCGCCTTTCCGACCGTGCCGGGCACGATCATCGGCTTCGCGATCGCCGGGTTCGGCACCGCGACGCTGATCCCCGCCGCGCTGCAGGCCGCCGACGCGCTGCCGGGGCTGCGACACGGCGCGGGTCTGACCCTCGTGTCGTGGCTGCTGCGGCTCGGCTTCTTGCTCTCGCCGCCGTTCGTCGGGCTGATCGCCGACCACGCGGGGCTGCGCACGGGGCTGCTCGTCGTGCCGATAGCGGGCATCGTCGCGATCGTGTTCGCGGGCGTGCTGACGGGGCGCCCGCCGCGTCGGTGACGGGGCGGCTCAGAACCCGCCGACGCCCAGCGACCCCAGACGCTCACGACCGCGCGCTCCCGGCTGTTCGGCCGTCGTCGCCCTATTCTGTCTTCAGGAAGGGAACGACGATGGTCGCGGAGGTCCAGGCGAGCGGCGAGACGCTCATCGCATCGGTCCAACGCGCACTGCGACTGGTCGACATCGTCGCGAACGCGCCACGACCGGTCACCCCGAAGGCCCTCGCGCAGGATTCGGGGCTCACGCTGGGCACCACGTACAACCTGGTGCGCACCCTGCTGCGCGAGGAATATCTGGCTGCCGAGCCTGACGGGCTCGTGCTGGGCGAGAGGTTCC contains the following coding sequences:
- a CDS encoding rubredoxin-like domain-containing protein, with translation MRDDGIDMGGTAARRPGEPWRELNDVGCGYLSVYFSEPLARWPIREITRPADNKSDPNIETGTYGLFSTCEPGMRNRIVHDGAATVFFLTTRKKHQGRVISGYYHLGWYTEGTQGAVNRDYALAADTVRFIDPILATDLPEPLATLCSAPFRTMKPIDALAVASLRSLCDERPDRTKEYLGEVTRIESFARARSGYAYPSWAREGGFTWDDADDYYQTDAELSKVPNSSKSRKWRCRVCGYLIKSGALLKKCPLCKQMATLAPEEEVA
- a CDS encoding TIR domain-containing protein, translating into MTRRVFISYQHDDQMKARGLNLMTYNKDVNVDFTGRHLLDPVKSQDPDYISRKIREKITGSSAMIVLIGKKTAQSDWVEKEVQWSQEQGKGVIGIRIDPDAPIPDGLTEYGAEILNWYEPSDVDQFDDAIERAIAATSRGKSMPMNTPTTCGR
- a CDS encoding tetratricopeptide repeat-containing protein, producing MGDELGTKTGSHRGPIDSRDGKVIIVYAGVQADEPEREVPRLPADAEDALLARIKGLLQSLQPSLLVGALASGADILFARAALSEGIPLRVLLPFAKEDFRRTSVELRGEPWTSHFDRIVADKAVELVEGAQPVEETAAAFNEHNLTMLDDARTLAEDTDERVWVLTIRPAPAEGAPTVTDDLVLRAEERGHLTLDLAPFHESTSAFIVMPYGRKKDVRSGKYVDCDPAFHRIYRPLLEDADISWSRADLETDSGIIHSGMLAALANSDVVLVDLTATNFNVAYELGVRHVFADRATVLVNPQIEGQSRYAPPFDINMIRVHSFERGQKVSDLQAEEAIRGLQPVLRRVIREVEVDSPAHSWFDLASVKRPFSQLAEVAEALIAENNARDRIAVAIKSSDAAEMKAAAEWVSSTSNVNEGLRRSLRIELALGLHAEEAYEDARVLLDLAQPSVDDALHRIWLQKSIMVYRRLGEDAQDPAIRIELWRKARRHLEEADAAGYVDSETYGSWGGLIKRELELQLGNGDPAVSTSLFREMAEKYKAGFEADPSYYTGVNLLMAIRLSDRERDSSFREEFDEVLAVSRFLNRLAIADDPSDYWALATRAELTLHERLVQSLSVDEAAEQYAEAARHGNADQIRSTKYQLGFLVKYGDPADVIERLKLVVDQAR
- a CDS encoding TIR domain-containing protein — protein: MVDFIAANTDVFIPRAIGMEEDGSDIIDSTNVAYIRQTIRSKFLKDSTVTLLAVGECTWARKFVDWELYTSLRSDPTPNGLLAVQLPSVSGSRPKLPERLSLNLGKGDEKGYANYYVAPGSQNTLRSWIQEAFEGRTSRLGLLNLGGALRERNSTCEPG
- a CDS encoding tyrosine-type recombinase/integrase, with amino-acid sequence MWEILNRMTVHHPAFPPHGVPLHLDTLRRGSRIRARVRWTDPSSRQRRSRSVTVDDDVAAQEFFELMRTSSSRSIDPLLTLSDYAHSIGDRFLRGVDPTSTADGYRAGLRLRVLPALGHIRLRDITTGLVDRAIDSRETVHSRSTLKNTIAAPTRVLDEAVRDDLIARNPVRDRADRRYRTNLELPRTKLIPGPNDVARIAEACERIHISYGDHVMLSAFLAARSSEVGGLLVGHVDWASNVVTIERQCFPGAGGLSIKPPKGRRARRVPIIEPLEPVLRGLTTRRSRNLPLLRGPRGGVITTAALRDATGWDELVASLGLPGLRRHDLRHAGATWFANAGVPIHVVSDILGHASVETTRAYLHTDNTALQNAAARMNEHLRESAMSA
- a CDS encoding GNAT family N-acetyltransferase, which translates into the protein MPKSNESASPHPRIAVNLNDIQIRYSSEGVLAGAHDGDYENTVTPWWAELSLADYPDDGDEHTVTSIGSIRGFLVDLDSDTSAYEALDALEADLGAVGTALFQDDGIVERTEIFPSHAIIIDRVWIDPKYRGQRLGPRAVATAIRFLGRGRITVAALIAQPDGWHKMRGRALHDNRQKVRQAWESIGFALFDNEVLWLDATDYDEEDYFTD
- a CDS encoding beta-ketoacyl-ACP synthase 3, with protein sequence MKDLQRRGSRLIGFGHFQPERVLTNDELSTMVETSDEWIRERTGIRERHIAGPDDSVFSMAAAAGRGALDDATVSRVDLVVVASTTATDRSPNTAGRVVAELGLDGAAAIDVSTACSGFEYALGVADQAVRAGSADAALVIGSETLSAITDWTDRSTCVLTADGAGAVVIEASDEPGISPVVWGTVPGLTEAVKVSGDPQRFSQDGRQILRWALKDATGIAQRILEVAGVTLDEIDVFAFHQANLRIIEPLARSLGVTERQIVIHDVEVSGNTSAASVPLGLSKAWHRSELPRGGRALLFGFGGGFAYAGQVVELPR
- a CDS encoding MFS transporter, translated to MPPAPALRRARVGVAMLFLTNGALFANILPRYPEIKSVLGMDATTYGLAVAAFPAGAITAGLAAAALIRRFGSARVAVIGTLITSLCLLGAGIAPSGILFALGLFVGGAADAITDVGQNAHSLRVQRGYGRSIINSFHAIWSVGAVIGGSMAAGAIALHVPLGIHLSISAVLFCVVALVARRLCLPGRDETGERDAAARVEPAEAPARGIPITTIVAIAALTLIAIAGAVVEDAGMSWATLYLSTSLAAPAALAATGYIALVGAQFVGRMIGDRFVDRFGQRAVARVGGLLIAVGMGQALAFPTVPGTIIGFAIAGFGTATLIPAALQAADALPGLRHGAGLTLVSWLLRLGFLLSPPFVGLIADHAGLRTGLLVVPIAGIVAIVFAGVLTGRPPRR